In the Epinephelus lanceolatus isolate andai-2023 chromosome 6, ASM4190304v1, whole genome shotgun sequence genome, one interval contains:
- the LOC117254215 gene encoding G-protein-signaling modulator 2-like isoform X2, with product MYGMESSCLDLALEGERLCKTGDYRAGVSFFESAIQVGTEDLQILSAIYSQLGNAYFHLQEYNKALEYHRHDLTLTRTIGDELGEAKASGNLGNTLKLLGRYDEALVCCQRHLDITRAMYDKVGQARALYNFGNVYHAKGKSICWTGAEPGDFPEEARIALRKAAQYYEANLCLVKELGDRAAQGRTHGNLGNTYYLLGDFETAAAAHEKRLLIAKEFGDKSAERRAHCNLGNAHIFLSQFEVAAGHYKRTLQLARLLKDKAVEAQACYSLGNTYTLLQDYERAIDYHLKHLVIAQDLNDRVGEGRAYWSLGNAHTALGNHQQAMYFAEKHLEIARETGDKSGEMTARMNLSDLRLVVGLKSNSSVHASIFRNSNTNSSALHTSYQGYPSLHGSKSPSRTRGSAENLGLSPSPDKHETGDSSPHQDWEEDVFPGSSKNNTIKASTKLFLFHRLKSKKKNNKSSHKDQHENHTEPSAPEEDTPLSIKPGSRDTIGEDGFFDLLSRFQGNRMDDQRCSLQDGQSHLTAHSSPSSTPPVAERKSILDCETPSQDPGHFLELLASSQARRLDDQRVSLSHFPGLRLSTSNPPHTPSTSSTDQVPPQAPISNTDTPHIPSLYSRLEASADQPEGDDVFFDMLVKCQGSRLNDQRCAAPSSKSKGPTVPDEDFFSLILRSQSNRMEEQRVLPPPGVTQSKPD from the exons GATGGAGTCATCATGTCTGGACCTGGCTCTGGAAGGTGAGCGGCTCTGTAAGACTGGTGACTATCGTGCCGGTGTGTCCTTCTTTGAGTCTGCCATCCAAGTTGGAACAGAGGACCTTCAAATCCTCAGTGCCATCTACAGCCAGCTGGGCAATGCCTACTTTCACCTACAGGAGTATAACAAAGCCCTGGAGTACCATCGGCATGACCTCACACTTACGAG AACAATTGGAGATGAACTTGGTGAAGCGAAAGCCAGTGGCAACCTTGGGAACACATTAAAGCTGTTAGGACGGTATGATGAAGCCTTGGTTTGTTGCCAAAGACATTTGGATATCACCAGAGCCATGTATGATAAG GTTGGGCAGGCTCGGGCGCTGTATAATTTCGGGAACGTTTACCACGCCAAAGGCAAGAGCATCTGCTGGACTGGAGCCGAGCCAGGAGACTTCCCAGAGGAGGCCAGGATAGCCCTGAGGAAAGCTGCACAGTACTATGA AGCAAACCTGTGTCTGGTGAAGGAGTTAGGCGACCGAGCAGCCCAAGGTCGTACCCATGGCAACCTTGGCAACACTTACTATCTGCTGGGTGACtttgaaacagcagcagctgcacatGAAAAG CGGCTGCTCATCGCTAAAGAGTTTGGGGATAAGTCTGCTGAGAGGAGGGCCCACTGTAACCTTGGCAATGCTCACATATTCCTCAGCCAGTTTGAGGTGGCGGCCGGTCATTACAA GAGGACTCTGCAGCTGGCCAGGCTCTTGAAGGACAAGGCAGTGGAGGCCCAGGCCTGTTACAGTCTGGGCAACACCTACACACTACTGCAAGACTATGAGAGAGCCATTGATTACCACCTCAAACATCTGGTCATTGCTCAGGACCTCAATGACAG GGTCGGTGAAGGACGAGCATACTGGAGTCTAGGAAATGCCCACACCGCCCTGGGGAATCATCAGCAAGCCATGTACTTCGCTGAGAAACATCTGGAGATTGCCAGAGAG ACTGGAGACAAAAGTGGTGAGATGACAGCCAGGATGAACTTGTCGGACTTACGGCTGGTCGTCGGCCTGAAGTCAAACTCCAGCGTCCATGCCAGTATCTTCCGCAACAGCAACACTAACAGCTCTGCTCTACACACAAGCTACCAGGGTTACCCAAGCCTCCACG ggAGCAAGTCTCCATCGAGGACAAGAGGCAGTGCAGAGAACCTGGGACTGAGTCCAAGTCCTGACAAACATGAAACTGGGGATTCATCGCCACATCAG GACTGGGAAGAAGATGTGTTTCCTGGATCttcaaaaaacaacacaataaagGCTTCTACCAAGCTGTTCCTCTTCCACCGGCTGAAGagtaagaagaagaacaacaaatcCTCTCACAAAGACCAGCATGAAAACCACACCGAGCCCTCGGCCCCTGAGGAGGACACACCGCTGTCTATTAAG CCAGGATCACGGGACACTATTGGAGAGGATGGCTTTTTCGACCTCCTCTCTCGTTTCCAGGGCAACAGAATGGATGACCAAAGGTGCTCCCTACAGGATGGCCAGAGCCATCTCACTGCTcattcctctccctcctccaccccacctGTAGCTGAAAGGAAAT CTATTTTGGATTGCGAAACACCGTCGCAGGATCCTGGTCATTTCCTGGAGCTGCTGGCCAGCTCCCAGGCCCGTCGTCTGGACGACCAACGAGTCAGCCTGAGCCATTTTCCTGGCTTACGTCTCAGCACCTCCAACCCGCCTCAtacaccctccacctccagcacaGACCAAGTCCCCCCACAAG CCCCCATATCCAACACAGATACCCCTCACATACCCTCCCTCTACAGTCGTCTAGAGGCAAGCGCTGATCAGCCTGAGGGGGATGACGTCTTCTTCGATATGCTAGTGAAGTGCCAG GGTTCCCGATTGAACGACCAGAGGTGTGCTGCTCCGTCCTCTAAATCTAAAGGACCCACTGTTCCAGATGAGGATTTCTTCAGTCTCATCCTGCGTTCACAATCCAACAGAATGGAGGAGCAGCGAGTCCTGCCGCCACCTGGCGTCACCCAATCCAAACCAGACTGA
- the LOC117254215 gene encoding G-protein-signaling modulator 2-like isoform X3, which translates to MMESSCLDLALEGERLCKTGDYRAGVSFFESAIQVGTEDLQILSAIYSQLGNAYFHLQEYNKALEYHRHDLTLTRTIGDELGEAKASGNLGNTLKLLGRYDEALVCCQRHLDITRAMYDKVGQARALYNFGNVYHAKGKSICWTGAEPGDFPEEARIALRKAAQYYEANLCLVKELGDRAAQGRTHGNLGNTYYLLGDFETAAAAHEKRLLIAKEFGDKSAERRAHCNLGNAHIFLSQFEVAAGHYKRTLQLARLLKDKAVEAQACYSLGNTYTLLQDYERAIDYHLKHLVIAQDLNDRVGEGRAYWSLGNAHTALGNHQQAMYFAEKHLEIARETGDKSGEMTARMNLSDLRLVVGLKSNSSVHASIFRNSNTNSSALHTSYQGYPSLHGSKSPSRTRGSAENLGLSPSPDKHETGDSSPHQDWEEDVFPGSSKNNTIKASTKLFLFHRLKSKKKNNKSSHKDQHENHTEPSAPEEDTPLSIKPGSRDTIGEDGFFDLLSRFQGNRMDDQRCSLQDGQSHLTAHSSPSSTPPVAERKSILDCETPSQDPGHFLELLASSQARRLDDQRVSLSHFPGLRLSTSNPPHTPSTSSTDQVPPQAPISNTDTPHIPSLYSRLEASADQPEGDDVFFDMLVKCQGSRLNDQRCAAPSSKSKGPTVPDEDFFSLILRSQSNRMEEQRVLPPPGVTQSKPD; encoded by the exons GATGGAGTCATCATGTCTGGACCTGGCTCTGGAAGGTGAGCGGCTCTGTAAGACTGGTGACTATCGTGCCGGTGTGTCCTTCTTTGAGTCTGCCATCCAAGTTGGAACAGAGGACCTTCAAATCCTCAGTGCCATCTACAGCCAGCTGGGCAATGCCTACTTTCACCTACAGGAGTATAACAAAGCCCTGGAGTACCATCGGCATGACCTCACACTTACGAG AACAATTGGAGATGAACTTGGTGAAGCGAAAGCCAGTGGCAACCTTGGGAACACATTAAAGCTGTTAGGACGGTATGATGAAGCCTTGGTTTGTTGCCAAAGACATTTGGATATCACCAGAGCCATGTATGATAAG GTTGGGCAGGCTCGGGCGCTGTATAATTTCGGGAACGTTTACCACGCCAAAGGCAAGAGCATCTGCTGGACTGGAGCCGAGCCAGGAGACTTCCCAGAGGAGGCCAGGATAGCCCTGAGGAAAGCTGCACAGTACTATGA AGCAAACCTGTGTCTGGTGAAGGAGTTAGGCGACCGAGCAGCCCAAGGTCGTACCCATGGCAACCTTGGCAACACTTACTATCTGCTGGGTGACtttgaaacagcagcagctgcacatGAAAAG CGGCTGCTCATCGCTAAAGAGTTTGGGGATAAGTCTGCTGAGAGGAGGGCCCACTGTAACCTTGGCAATGCTCACATATTCCTCAGCCAGTTTGAGGTGGCGGCCGGTCATTACAA GAGGACTCTGCAGCTGGCCAGGCTCTTGAAGGACAAGGCAGTGGAGGCCCAGGCCTGTTACAGTCTGGGCAACACCTACACACTACTGCAAGACTATGAGAGAGCCATTGATTACCACCTCAAACATCTGGTCATTGCTCAGGACCTCAATGACAG GGTCGGTGAAGGACGAGCATACTGGAGTCTAGGAAATGCCCACACCGCCCTGGGGAATCATCAGCAAGCCATGTACTTCGCTGAGAAACATCTGGAGATTGCCAGAGAG ACTGGAGACAAAAGTGGTGAGATGACAGCCAGGATGAACTTGTCGGACTTACGGCTGGTCGTCGGCCTGAAGTCAAACTCCAGCGTCCATGCCAGTATCTTCCGCAACAGCAACACTAACAGCTCTGCTCTACACACAAGCTACCAGGGTTACCCAAGCCTCCACG ggAGCAAGTCTCCATCGAGGACAAGAGGCAGTGCAGAGAACCTGGGACTGAGTCCAAGTCCTGACAAACATGAAACTGGGGATTCATCGCCACATCAG GACTGGGAAGAAGATGTGTTTCCTGGATCttcaaaaaacaacacaataaagGCTTCTACCAAGCTGTTCCTCTTCCACCGGCTGAAGagtaagaagaagaacaacaaatcCTCTCACAAAGACCAGCATGAAAACCACACCGAGCCCTCGGCCCCTGAGGAGGACACACCGCTGTCTATTAAG CCAGGATCACGGGACACTATTGGAGAGGATGGCTTTTTCGACCTCCTCTCTCGTTTCCAGGGCAACAGAATGGATGACCAAAGGTGCTCCCTACAGGATGGCCAGAGCCATCTCACTGCTcattcctctccctcctccaccccacctGTAGCTGAAAGGAAAT CTATTTTGGATTGCGAAACACCGTCGCAGGATCCTGGTCATTTCCTGGAGCTGCTGGCCAGCTCCCAGGCCCGTCGTCTGGACGACCAACGAGTCAGCCTGAGCCATTTTCCTGGCTTACGTCTCAGCACCTCCAACCCGCCTCAtacaccctccacctccagcacaGACCAAGTCCCCCCACAAG CCCCCATATCCAACACAGATACCCCTCACATACCCTCCCTCTACAGTCGTCTAGAGGCAAGCGCTGATCAGCCTGAGGGGGATGACGTCTTCTTCGATATGCTAGTGAAGTGCCAG GGTTCCCGATTGAACGACCAGAGGTGTGCTGCTCCGTCCTCTAAATCTAAAGGACCCACTGTTCCAGATGAGGATTTCTTCAGTCTCATCCTGCGTTCACAATCCAACAGAATGGAGGAGCAGCGAGTCCTGCCGCCACCTGGCGTCACCCAATCCAAACCAGACTGA
- the LOC117254215 gene encoding G-protein-signaling modulator 2-like isoform X4, which produces MESSCLDLALEGERLCKTGDYRAGVSFFESAIQVGTEDLQILSAIYSQLGNAYFHLQEYNKALEYHRHDLTLTRTIGDELGEAKASGNLGNTLKLLGRYDEALVCCQRHLDITRAMYDKVGQARALYNFGNVYHAKGKSICWTGAEPGDFPEEARIALRKAAQYYEANLCLVKELGDRAAQGRTHGNLGNTYYLLGDFETAAAAHEKRLLIAKEFGDKSAERRAHCNLGNAHIFLSQFEVAAGHYKRTLQLARLLKDKAVEAQACYSLGNTYTLLQDYERAIDYHLKHLVIAQDLNDRVGEGRAYWSLGNAHTALGNHQQAMYFAEKHLEIARETGDKSGEMTARMNLSDLRLVVGLKSNSSVHASIFRNSNTNSSALHTSYQGYPSLHGSKSPSRTRGSAENLGLSPSPDKHETGDSSPHQDWEEDVFPGSSKNNTIKASTKLFLFHRLKSKKKNNKSSHKDQHENHTEPSAPEEDTPLSIKPGSRDTIGEDGFFDLLSRFQGNRMDDQRCSLQDGQSHLTAHSSPSSTPPVAERKSILDCETPSQDPGHFLELLASSQARRLDDQRVSLSHFPGLRLSTSNPPHTPSTSSTDQVPPQAPISNTDTPHIPSLYSRLEASADQPEGDDVFFDMLVKCQGSRLNDQRCAAPSSKSKGPTVPDEDFFSLILRSQSNRMEEQRVLPPPGVTQSKPD; this is translated from the exons ATGGAGTCATCATGTCTGGACCTGGCTCTGGAAGGTGAGCGGCTCTGTAAGACTGGTGACTATCGTGCCGGTGTGTCCTTCTTTGAGTCTGCCATCCAAGTTGGAACAGAGGACCTTCAAATCCTCAGTGCCATCTACAGCCAGCTGGGCAATGCCTACTTTCACCTACAGGAGTATAACAAAGCCCTGGAGTACCATCGGCATGACCTCACACTTACGAG AACAATTGGAGATGAACTTGGTGAAGCGAAAGCCAGTGGCAACCTTGGGAACACATTAAAGCTGTTAGGACGGTATGATGAAGCCTTGGTTTGTTGCCAAAGACATTTGGATATCACCAGAGCCATGTATGATAAG GTTGGGCAGGCTCGGGCGCTGTATAATTTCGGGAACGTTTACCACGCCAAAGGCAAGAGCATCTGCTGGACTGGAGCCGAGCCAGGAGACTTCCCAGAGGAGGCCAGGATAGCCCTGAGGAAAGCTGCACAGTACTATGA AGCAAACCTGTGTCTGGTGAAGGAGTTAGGCGACCGAGCAGCCCAAGGTCGTACCCATGGCAACCTTGGCAACACTTACTATCTGCTGGGTGACtttgaaacagcagcagctgcacatGAAAAG CGGCTGCTCATCGCTAAAGAGTTTGGGGATAAGTCTGCTGAGAGGAGGGCCCACTGTAACCTTGGCAATGCTCACATATTCCTCAGCCAGTTTGAGGTGGCGGCCGGTCATTACAA GAGGACTCTGCAGCTGGCCAGGCTCTTGAAGGACAAGGCAGTGGAGGCCCAGGCCTGTTACAGTCTGGGCAACACCTACACACTACTGCAAGACTATGAGAGAGCCATTGATTACCACCTCAAACATCTGGTCATTGCTCAGGACCTCAATGACAG GGTCGGTGAAGGACGAGCATACTGGAGTCTAGGAAATGCCCACACCGCCCTGGGGAATCATCAGCAAGCCATGTACTTCGCTGAGAAACATCTGGAGATTGCCAGAGAG ACTGGAGACAAAAGTGGTGAGATGACAGCCAGGATGAACTTGTCGGACTTACGGCTGGTCGTCGGCCTGAAGTCAAACTCCAGCGTCCATGCCAGTATCTTCCGCAACAGCAACACTAACAGCTCTGCTCTACACACAAGCTACCAGGGTTACCCAAGCCTCCACG ggAGCAAGTCTCCATCGAGGACAAGAGGCAGTGCAGAGAACCTGGGACTGAGTCCAAGTCCTGACAAACATGAAACTGGGGATTCATCGCCACATCAG GACTGGGAAGAAGATGTGTTTCCTGGATCttcaaaaaacaacacaataaagGCTTCTACCAAGCTGTTCCTCTTCCACCGGCTGAAGagtaagaagaagaacaacaaatcCTCTCACAAAGACCAGCATGAAAACCACACCGAGCCCTCGGCCCCTGAGGAGGACACACCGCTGTCTATTAAG CCAGGATCACGGGACACTATTGGAGAGGATGGCTTTTTCGACCTCCTCTCTCGTTTCCAGGGCAACAGAATGGATGACCAAAGGTGCTCCCTACAGGATGGCCAGAGCCATCTCACTGCTcattcctctccctcctccaccccacctGTAGCTGAAAGGAAAT CTATTTTGGATTGCGAAACACCGTCGCAGGATCCTGGTCATTTCCTGGAGCTGCTGGCCAGCTCCCAGGCCCGTCGTCTGGACGACCAACGAGTCAGCCTGAGCCATTTTCCTGGCTTACGTCTCAGCACCTCCAACCCGCCTCAtacaccctccacctccagcacaGACCAAGTCCCCCCACAAG CCCCCATATCCAACACAGATACCCCTCACATACCCTCCCTCTACAGTCGTCTAGAGGCAAGCGCTGATCAGCCTGAGGGGGATGACGTCTTCTTCGATATGCTAGTGAAGTGCCAG GGTTCCCGATTGAACGACCAGAGGTGTGCTGCTCCGTCCTCTAAATCTAAAGGACCCACTGTTCCAGATGAGGATTTCTTCAGTCTCATCCTGCGTTCACAATCCAACAGAATGGAGGAGCAGCGAGTCCTGCCGCCACCTGGCGTCACCCAATCCAAACCAGACTGA
- the LOC117254215 gene encoding G-protein-signaling modulator 2-like isoform X1, whose product MSVVSDCLECIRMGRSNRMESSCLDLALEGERLCKTGDYRAGVSFFESAIQVGTEDLQILSAIYSQLGNAYFHLQEYNKALEYHRHDLTLTRTIGDELGEAKASGNLGNTLKLLGRYDEALVCCQRHLDITRAMYDKVGQARALYNFGNVYHAKGKSICWTGAEPGDFPEEARIALRKAAQYYEANLCLVKELGDRAAQGRTHGNLGNTYYLLGDFETAAAAHEKRLLIAKEFGDKSAERRAHCNLGNAHIFLSQFEVAAGHYKRTLQLARLLKDKAVEAQACYSLGNTYTLLQDYERAIDYHLKHLVIAQDLNDRVGEGRAYWSLGNAHTALGNHQQAMYFAEKHLEIARETGDKSGEMTARMNLSDLRLVVGLKSNSSVHASIFRNSNTNSSALHTSYQGYPSLHGSKSPSRTRGSAENLGLSPSPDKHETGDSSPHQDWEEDVFPGSSKNNTIKASTKLFLFHRLKSKKKNNKSSHKDQHENHTEPSAPEEDTPLSIKPGSRDTIGEDGFFDLLSRFQGNRMDDQRCSLQDGQSHLTAHSSPSSTPPVAERKSILDCETPSQDPGHFLELLASSQARRLDDQRVSLSHFPGLRLSTSNPPHTPSTSSTDQVPPQAPISNTDTPHIPSLYSRLEASADQPEGDDVFFDMLVKCQGSRLNDQRCAAPSSKSKGPTVPDEDFFSLILRSQSNRMEEQRVLPPPGVTQSKPD is encoded by the exons ATGTCCGTCGTGTCAGACTGTCTTGAGTGCATCAGAATGGGGAGAAGCAACAG GATGGAGTCATCATGTCTGGACCTGGCTCTGGAAGGTGAGCGGCTCTGTAAGACTGGTGACTATCGTGCCGGTGTGTCCTTCTTTGAGTCTGCCATCCAAGTTGGAACAGAGGACCTTCAAATCCTCAGTGCCATCTACAGCCAGCTGGGCAATGCCTACTTTCACCTACAGGAGTATAACAAAGCCCTGGAGTACCATCGGCATGACCTCACACTTACGAG AACAATTGGAGATGAACTTGGTGAAGCGAAAGCCAGTGGCAACCTTGGGAACACATTAAAGCTGTTAGGACGGTATGATGAAGCCTTGGTTTGTTGCCAAAGACATTTGGATATCACCAGAGCCATGTATGATAAG GTTGGGCAGGCTCGGGCGCTGTATAATTTCGGGAACGTTTACCACGCCAAAGGCAAGAGCATCTGCTGGACTGGAGCCGAGCCAGGAGACTTCCCAGAGGAGGCCAGGATAGCCCTGAGGAAAGCTGCACAGTACTATGA AGCAAACCTGTGTCTGGTGAAGGAGTTAGGCGACCGAGCAGCCCAAGGTCGTACCCATGGCAACCTTGGCAACACTTACTATCTGCTGGGTGACtttgaaacagcagcagctgcacatGAAAAG CGGCTGCTCATCGCTAAAGAGTTTGGGGATAAGTCTGCTGAGAGGAGGGCCCACTGTAACCTTGGCAATGCTCACATATTCCTCAGCCAGTTTGAGGTGGCGGCCGGTCATTACAA GAGGACTCTGCAGCTGGCCAGGCTCTTGAAGGACAAGGCAGTGGAGGCCCAGGCCTGTTACAGTCTGGGCAACACCTACACACTACTGCAAGACTATGAGAGAGCCATTGATTACCACCTCAAACATCTGGTCATTGCTCAGGACCTCAATGACAG GGTCGGTGAAGGACGAGCATACTGGAGTCTAGGAAATGCCCACACCGCCCTGGGGAATCATCAGCAAGCCATGTACTTCGCTGAGAAACATCTGGAGATTGCCAGAGAG ACTGGAGACAAAAGTGGTGAGATGACAGCCAGGATGAACTTGTCGGACTTACGGCTGGTCGTCGGCCTGAAGTCAAACTCCAGCGTCCATGCCAGTATCTTCCGCAACAGCAACACTAACAGCTCTGCTCTACACACAAGCTACCAGGGTTACCCAAGCCTCCACG ggAGCAAGTCTCCATCGAGGACAAGAGGCAGTGCAGAGAACCTGGGACTGAGTCCAAGTCCTGACAAACATGAAACTGGGGATTCATCGCCACATCAG GACTGGGAAGAAGATGTGTTTCCTGGATCttcaaaaaacaacacaataaagGCTTCTACCAAGCTGTTCCTCTTCCACCGGCTGAAGagtaagaagaagaacaacaaatcCTCTCACAAAGACCAGCATGAAAACCACACCGAGCCCTCGGCCCCTGAGGAGGACACACCGCTGTCTATTAAG CCAGGATCACGGGACACTATTGGAGAGGATGGCTTTTTCGACCTCCTCTCTCGTTTCCAGGGCAACAGAATGGATGACCAAAGGTGCTCCCTACAGGATGGCCAGAGCCATCTCACTGCTcattcctctccctcctccaccccacctGTAGCTGAAAGGAAAT CTATTTTGGATTGCGAAACACCGTCGCAGGATCCTGGTCATTTCCTGGAGCTGCTGGCCAGCTCCCAGGCCCGTCGTCTGGACGACCAACGAGTCAGCCTGAGCCATTTTCCTGGCTTACGTCTCAGCACCTCCAACCCGCCTCAtacaccctccacctccagcacaGACCAAGTCCCCCCACAAG CCCCCATATCCAACACAGATACCCCTCACATACCCTCCCTCTACAGTCGTCTAGAGGCAAGCGCTGATCAGCCTGAGGGGGATGACGTCTTCTTCGATATGCTAGTGAAGTGCCAG GGTTCCCGATTGAACGACCAGAGGTGTGCTGCTCCGTCCTCTAAATCTAAAGGACCCACTGTTCCAGATGAGGATTTCTTCAGTCTCATCCTGCGTTCACAATCCAACAGAATGGAGGAGCAGCGAGTCCTGCCGCCACCTGGCGTCACCCAATCCAAACCAGACTGA